In Solanum lycopersicum chromosome 3, SLM_r2.1, the genomic stretch taaaagtggctagtaaaaataaatttatttttgaataagtaaatagataaaaataaacaaaagaagtAGAACTAACCTAACTAATTGAACATTTTCTCCACAAACAAACTTTTATAATGATAtactaaaataatttgaagtcATCTGGTAGTTAGATTTAGGTAATTATTAGGATAGAAATTATTAGCGTAGTAATCAATCATGTAATTATCAACAATTCACTAATCTCCCTCACTATTGGAGAATTGCTTATTGATCATGACCAACCAAGCATGTCAAAGTgtaattatattcaattacaCCAAATCCAATTATCATTATTTCCAAACAGGTCCTTGGAGAAGTAACAATAATTTAAACGGATTGACTATTTCTAATTTTGCATCAATGTTAAAGATTCTCAATTCTAAATTTAGGatctgaaaaaaaattatgaacttgtaatattatttttttggttcttacaaaataaaaagatgtgGGAAATTAGGCGCAAAATTCTCTGTCCGTCAACAAAAAGGATATTAAAGTTTTAGAGTAGTAAAATAAAGTGGGGAAGAGAAAACATAACCATTTGATATTTCTTGTATAtccatattattaattttgaagaactaaattcaataagcttaatCATAAGTACTTAACTACCCTCGGAGTTATAATAATACATATTGATGCCTTGATTTAGGGATGGACGTAAACTCGTAAACTATTGAAGATAGGGATAATCGTCCAGGTCTTATTGGTAGGAGTGTATATGACCACCTTTATATCGTGAAGAAATTGATgcttattttattcatatagtAACGCCAAACCGTAAGAGAAATATTGTACGTATCGCTATTGATTGTACCTCTGATTTCTTAGTTTTGTATAACGTAATGTAAAGAGTGgtagttaaataaaaatgatactcCAGTAGAATAATTAAGGTAGAATATAGGAACCTCTTAATTTATACAACactcctttaatttatttattgtaataTTACTAATTAATAATGCATTTTATAATATACGATGATTACACACGTTTTTATTCAATCACTTGACGAACAGTCCCAGAAGAGGCATATATATCCTCTACTAGCTATATAGGGAATACATAGTGAGTAGTGACAAGGTAACAACGTTGATCTAGAAGCTTTCAATGCCGTAGGTCACATTCATTGGATTCATGACGGATGAGATTATATTCTTTTTGCATTGACTTTGACAATTTTGCGGAGCACAATAACTTTCTGTTGTTCCACACCAACTCCAAATACTACAACACTCATTGCTTTTACATTTTCCACCACCACCTCCCATTCCACATCGCGGATATGGAGGTGGAGGTGTAGGTGGAGGTGAGGGTGAAGGTGTGTGTGGACATTGACTTTGACAATTTTGCGGAGCACAATAACTTTCTGTTGTTCCACACCAACTCCAAATACTACAACACTCATTGCTTTTACATTTTCCACCACCACCTCCCATTCCACATCGCGGATATGGAGGTGGAGGTGTAGGTGGAGGTGAGGGTGAAGGTGTGTGTGGACATTGACTTTGACAATTTTGCGGAGCACAATAACTTTCTGTTGTTCCACACCAACTCCAAATACTACAACACTCATTGCTTTTACATTTTCCACCACCACCTCCCATTCCACATCGCGGATATGGAGGTGGAGGTGAAGGTGCAGGTGGAGGTGGGGATGGAGTCGGAGGTGGAGGTGAGGGTGAAGGGGGAGGAGGGGATGGAGTCGGAGGTGGAGGTGAGGGTGAAGGGGGAGGTGGGGATGGAGGTGGAGGTGAAGGTGAAGGCGGAGGTGGGGATGGAGGTGGAGGTGAAGGTGCAGGTGGAGGTGGGGATGGAGTCGGAGGTGGAGGTGAGGGTGAAGGGGGAGGTGGGGATGGAGGTGGAGGTGAAGGTGAAGGCGGAGGTGGGGATGGAGGTGGAGGTGAAGGTGTGTGTGGACATTGACTTTGACAATTTTGCGGAGCACAAAAACTTTCTGTTGTTCCACACCAACTCCAAATACTACAACACTCATTGCTTTTACATTTTCCATCACCACCTCCCATTCCACATCGCGGATATGGAGGTGGAGGTGAAGGTTCATGCGGAGGTGGGGATGAAAGTGGCATGCCAAAGGTTTCATTATGAGGAAGAGATAGCCTATCGGCTGAGACAAGGAACAAATATTGCAAAGTCACCACACATAAAACACTTATAATTAAGGTctccttcatttttatttgtaggatGAATGAATGAGTGAATTGGTCTCCTTCATGCTAAACtatttataacaaaattatGATAGCGACTCAtctcatcatcatatatatggTTTCAACTTTCATCCATGCATTATTCACAACATCaagtatttttttgttaaaataaggTCACATTAATTAAAAGTACAAGATAAGTTTCGATTAGACTGTGTATTGCTcagtttaatttgattttggaaTATATcgattttatttataagttattggtttaaaatcatgttaaatttTTATGGAACCGTTAAGATATCAGTGTAGCAGTTATTGATTTATCAATTAGTGATTGTTATCACTTTGGTTATCGGGTTAACTGTGAACAGTTCACACAATTTTCATTGAGAATTACTAATGAACTAATCACTAATTAACAATACGCATTAACCAGCAGTCATTGATGAAATTTTCTCTGCTAATCCGTTACTATATAAATCACTTAATATCACTCCATATTTACTTGGACATAGATGTCAAATGTTATCCAAACTGTTAAACTCAAAAGGATTCCTCATAACAACCAAATCAATTTCGATATAAActataaagaaaaacaattacaacaCTACTCACGAAAATCATTAATGATCAAGAAACcattactaataaaaaaaaaattgttgcagATTGTAGTATTGCAATATTGGACGCATATCATACTGGCTCACTCACTTAAtgagaagataaaaataaagacTTAAAGTAAGGGAATCAACCATTTGAACATCAATTTAGACACTTAGAGAACGATATTCAAAATAACTCATCGGCGTGGGAGCAGTGACAGTAAATCAATGAGTTATGTGACAGCTTTGGAATATTATTGTGAAATTTGGGTGTCAAATATAAAGTCACTGTAAAGAGTCTGAAAGTGTAAACCCCCAAAGACTAAAAGTGTATAATGTCTTAAAGTGAtataaatgtaattaattaagtttttatcaGGTTAGTGGGGCACTCGCTTAGGAATATGGCCAAACTGAGACCCGAACCAATAAATTGATAAGAAGTTTATAGTAAATCGAGACTCGAACCGCTAAATCATTAACCCAAACTATTGAcccaataattaaattattgatttcaatttaattttgaacAACTATAGGTTGAATTCAAAACTAATTAGatgaaatttgtttaaaaatattacCATGGAGAAGAGAATGTCTGCAAATTTTTTCaaagaatctaaaaaaaaaacgaTTTACCGAATTTGGACTAACTTATAAGTTAttgatcattattattattacattaatttgatcattattattattacattaattAGATCATTGGATAAAATCAATTGATATTCATATTGCTTCATGAATACAACTTCCAGATTTATAAcattctttttgttgtttttatttaaatattaataatatgaaaaaatacttaataatatttctaaaaataattagattatgtaattttattgtCTATAATTAGTGGATACTAGTTAAAATGAGAGACATGAATGATGTTCTCTTAGCACGTTGTGGATCACGTTTTATGTCCTTTCCTTTTCAATCGCACTAATTATTACTCTCTCTTTCGCGAAGAATAATTTAGTTTGatttaacacaaaataaaatccaacaaaTTTCCTCTTGGCCTGAATTTTTGACAAAATGAATTTGTTCACTttcttcacttaatcttcaacaacttgcttctcctctccataatctcctttgcaaaatttatatCTCAACActgagaacctctctgaaacaatttctctaaCAAAATCTTCATTGCTGTCAAAAAGGTTGTTGCTAGAACTGCACCGCCAAGATGGAcactgttttatcgaaaaaaggatattttcgaaaagagtttgtttaaagggtattttcgacttttaggagtcgccacttaattttttaagaaaaatcaagaaaactttgttTCTAAACAACCTAAACAGAAcaattgttttgaaacattttttaagcgttcgggattcttattagtgtcttaggaaggtgtaaggcacctaagacactccgttaaacacggttttccggcgattaacttatttgactactTTTTAACCTTTTGCGAATTTCTTGTTTTGAAGTTAAGATTatttcatttaaacaattttttttttttgcaatatttattgttttaagcttccgttttaatttttttttttttttaagtttgataaaatgGAACGCATTCGATGGGGTTTGGAGTTTCTAACCCTAAACTATACGTCATTCAACAAACACGAAAAGCAAAATGGtaaagagagagggagagagagagagagatttcgGTCCAAGTcttcgggttctgttcgccttgaccgaatcTTGGACCCTAGCTGCCTTTGGGTATTTGACCCATTTTTGtgcctgtcctaatctaaacatacaaaatactctcgagagaaataaaaaggacaagggcttatgcccgaAATGAATACAACATAATAACGAATAAATAATCTTCTAATCCGCCTTCTTCAAGTTCTTCAATCTTCAAGGCATTCGCTTGGCATGTCTATCCTGATGGCTTGACTCGAATAAAGAGAGTTTCGAGCCTTTACGGCTCTTCCGAATGCATAGAGAAAGAATGGAGTCCCGCAATGGACTCGAGAGGAGTTTTCACATGCcacaaaaacaaatgaaatgagaattgacattttaaaaataataactaaaataaacaaattcacAAACACAACAAGGGCTTCTTTAACACGTAATACTAATCAAATATTCACAAGAATAGCAAAACCAACCTCCAACAACTTTAATGGTATTTAAAGCTATATAGATCGTTTCAACCTAAGTGACACCATAAAACGATACATAAACTGTGCTGCAAAACCAAGCGTAGAGAAACCTTCACACGAAATTGTTGATAACTCCAAATCGCATTTAAAGAAAAACTTAGCCAGAAACAAGTAGTGAAATACTATTGAAATGCGTCACATGGTTAAATATCAGCTAATCATTTATGCTTAAAACACTTGAACATCCCTCATTTAACTTTAAGAGGGATTTCAACATATGAAGCGATACCATCCAACATCAAGCAGACTAGACAAGAAGACAACTCCATTAACTTACCACATGACTACCGATTAAGCCAGCCAAATACAAATGGCGACTGCGAGATGAAGACGGCCTTTCAAACCACAGATTTCCAGAAAAGTTTCAGATAACCAACGTGGCACACAAAAAATGAAACGTTCATTCAAGACTCCTAACAAGACAGATTATCCAAGCGAAGTAACAATTTTGGAAATAAAGACAATGGAGAGGATAAGCAGCCATCATGTATTCAAGAACCATATACTTGAACAAGtttagaaaagaaaacaaatttcaGGAGAAGAGAGCTCAAAGATATAAACCTGTTACCCTTACTACGATACTCGAGACAAGCAAATACACAACTACCCGACGAACAAACCACAACTAATCCTAA encodes the following:
- the LTL gene encoding chitin-binding lectin 1, with translation MKETLIISVLCVVTLQYLFLVSADRLSLPHNETFGMPLSSPPPHEPSPPPPYPRCGMGGGDGKCKSNECCSIWSWCGTTESFCAPQNCQSQCPHTPSPPPPSPPPPSPSPPPPSPPPPSPSPPPPTPSPPPPAPSPPPPSPPPPSPSPPPPSPPPPSPSPPPPTPSPPPPSPSPPPPTPSPPPPAPSPPPPYPRCGMGGGGGKCKSNECCSIWSWCGTTESYCAPQNCQSQCPHTPSPSPPPTPPPPYPRCGMGGGGGKCKSNECCSIWSWCGTTESYCAPQNCQSQCPHTPSPSPPPTPPPPYPRCGMGGGGGKCKSNECCSIWSWCGTTESYCAPQNCQSQCKKNIISSVMNPMNVTYGIESF